The stretch of DNA GCAGGTCTCAATTAAACACCCGAAAGGTGGAAAAGAGACGAAAATGGATTTGATGGTGATGGAGAATCTCTTCTACAACAGAAGAATATCTAGGATCTATGATCTCAAGGGATCTGCACGGTCACGGTACAATCCAAACACATCGGGAACAGACAAAGTTTTGTTGGACATGAATCTGCTTGAGACACTGCGCACAGAACCTATATTTCTTGGTAGCAAGGCCAAGAGAAGCCTGGAAAGGGCCATATGGAACGACACAAACTTCTTGGCTGTAAGTGATTTCATTACCCTCAACTCATTTAGTTCTTAACATGTTTTGATTAATCTGTTTTGCTGATTGTCCATCCTCTTCTGGTTAGTCTGTGGATGTAATGGACTATTCATTGCTGGTTGGGTTCGACGAAGAGCGTAAGGAGTTGGTTCTTGGGATCATCGACTTCATGAGACAGTACACATGGGACAAGCACCTTGAGACATGGGTTAAAGCCTCAGGCATTTTGGGTGGACCCAAGAACGCTTCTCCAACCATAGTCTCACCAAAACAGTACAAGAGGAGGTTTAGAAAGGCCATGACAACTTATTTTCTCACTGTTCCTGAGCCATGGACCTCTTGAgtggaaaaatgaaaaaacatttttcatcaTTCTTTTGTTTACTGACTGATTCCAATTTGTTcttctcaaataaaaaaaaagggaaattggTTAACAGACAGATATTAATACAGGTTCGAACCTGACTGattgatttatcttttttttttttttggtgtgtctCTCTGAGTCTGGAGAATTGTATATTGTAATTATCGGCCAAACTAAAGCCCCccaaattgaaagaaaaaaatactaatgatTTGCCTTTTCATtatgtctcttctcttttgttcttaattCATCCTTTATTAACAGAAACTGATTGTGATACAAAGTCATGTTGCAGTAACAAAAGAGTTAAGAACATTGTGCTTCACTGTGTTAACAAAAGACTTGCTCCTGTCATCTTCATTAAACTAAActaaagataataataataataaactaaatcACAGGTCTTCTGCTTTGCTCTTTTCAAGAAATCTAACCCTTTTCTGCAACCAAAAATATCAATGAGAATTTTCttgaaacaattcaaaatttatcttccacttgttagtttttatattttttttttcttaatttatgatagactagaAGAAGTTGTAACAGAAGTCTTTAtcgggaaaaaaagaaagttgtaagttgtaaaaCACACAAGTTGGGAGCACATTTGTTTCCTAGTGGCAATTTTCGTAATTAAAGAAGCAAGAAACGTGGCTTGAGAAACGCATCGATGTTTCAGCAAAGGTAAAAATAAGATCAAAGCCTTTTAAAAGAAGTGATCACCTTATCATGTGATTtgataccttcttcttcttcaatcccaAAGCTTCTTCCTCCATTAGGAAGCAAATGTTGTCTCTGATGAATTAAACCACTAGGTATGTTAAGGAGACAAAGTGCTGCAATCTTGTTGGAGAAATCAGAGCCATTCTCACTCTCTTTCCTCAGTTTCTCAACTTTCCACTTTGGTAACTTCAACGTCACGCTACTCACTTGTCTCTCTTCATCATGATCAACctcctcattcttcttcattacCGAGAGATCAGACGATGATCTACGAGACAACTTTAGATTCTCTAGCCTCTCCTTCGCACTTATCTGAATTCCCGACCGAACCCTTCTTGGGGTTCTCTCTTTCCATGTTCTGCCATGTGGGTTATCATGATTACTATAGAAAGATTCCAACTTTAAATACCTAAAACCAAGAGAACCAAAAATTAAGGAATATAATATACCTTGGAAGTTCCACCATGAAGTAAAGCCTTTTGGATTCCAAGTTTTGGTGTGGCTCTAAGGGCTTTGCTCTGATCCCAAATTGCCTCACAGCTTCAGATTCCAAGAGAACGTATCCAGGAAAATCTTTAACCACCGTACCAGCTTTCACAGGCGTCTTCAGCTTGAAACTCTCACCATTGATGTTCATGACTTTCGCTGTTTTCTTGCTTCCCAAGCTATTACCCATTTGAGAATGTTGTTATGTTGTAGGTTTACCAAAATTGTGAGCTTGCTTTTTAAGTCCACCAAAAAGAGAGATGGAAATGTTAAGAGCTCAGTAGTTCAAGGTGGGTGTTGTGTTCGATCAAATCATTATAGATTGTAGATTGATTTATGGTTGGTTGCTGATGATAGTGAACCATTTTTGGGTCAACAAAATGCCAAatcttgaaaattatataatacaatGGAAAGACAAAGTTACGTCGCATTTCACTATCaatcttgaaataaataaaccctataacaaccaaaaaatcatgtttaattaaaaagaaattaattgaAATTGACAATGTGTACTGTGTTTTTAGCTTATGTCCAAGAGGGGGATGTAGTTTTGGAACTTTTGTGACCAATGTTTTTAGGAAAATGACTCTTTGCGTTAATCACTCCGATTAATCTGGAAAAGTTACGTTGTCTGAAAACACATTTGTTTTCACAAAGGCACGTGAATAGATTTTGACTTTTAAcgaattggaaaacaaaaactgatttgattTCTCTTCCCACGAATAGTAACTAATGCACGTGAACCAATCCCGTGAACCTAAGAAATAGACCTTATTAAAAATCATATGGATCTTGAattaacaaatttgttttttttacaaaattaacaaatcaatACAAAGGTGAGCGAGTAAGAAAGAGTTCGATTCTCGTTACTCTTTCGACTCCACCCTTACCAAATTAGTCtttcaaaaactgaaaaaaaaatagaacataaTAAACAGATCAATAGAAACAGCCagcaaaattaaattatgttaatGGCTATTTAGAGTGATGctaatttttttgatgatttacgGAGAAGCTCTAGTAGAGAGTTAGCTTTCCGCTTAGCTCTCTCTGTACCGTCTCTTGATAGTTCCATCAACGGAACAACAGCTCCGAGTCTACCAATGGAGATTAGTTTTTCGGTATCCCTCTTGCAAAGAGACAGCAGTATCGAAGCTGCGTTCTCTCGGTTTCTCGGTTGATCCTTCTGGAGACAATCTATCAAAGTCGGTATCACACTGGCTCTCAAAATCGCAGCTTTCGCGTCTTGGTTACTAGCTAGAACTGAGAGTATTGTCAAGGCTTCTTCGGCCATTCTGAGGCTCGAGTCAGTTAGCATATTCACTAGTGGCTTTACAATACCGGCTCTAACCGCTCTGCCTTTGTTTCCCTGATAAATACACAAGTTAAACAGAGCCGTAGCTGCGTCTTTCTTCCCTCTTGCGCTTCCGTTCTCAAGCAGACTCACTAAGGCCAGTATCGCACCCGAAGCGCCTATAATGATCTTGTTCTCATCAGCTAACGAAAGGCTAAAGAGAGTAGCTGCAGCGTTTTCTTTAGCTTCCATGGTTCCAGCTCGGAGGACTTGCACTATAGATGTGACTGCTCCTGCAAGCATGATCAGTTCTTTGTTGTGTTCGTATATAGAGAGGTTAAGGATGCAAGTGACAGCATTTTCCTGCGTTTCAGTGTCATCTGAGGTCAAAAGATTGACCAAAACAGGGATGGCTCCTGCTTCAGCAATCAGAATTCGGTTGTCTGTGTTTCTTTTGGACAGAGAGCGGAGTTCAGAAACCGCGCTCCTGCGGTCTTCGATTGATCGGGAAGAGAGCTTACGAACCAATGCCCGGATCGCTGACATGTCTCCACTTAGATCACGGAAAGAGCCATCACAGTTTTTGGTCTTACCGTTCATATAACCACCTGGCTGCTCAATGTTGTGCTTAGTGCACCACTGAGAGATCAGGCTTCTGAGAACATAGTTTGGAGTAAGAGTAAAGTTTTCGAGTTTCTGCTGCGTCTTCGGACATCTCAGATTACCACAGTCTATCCATCTTTGTATATACGACCTCTCATATGTCTGTCAAGGAAGAGGAAATCTCATTGTTAAGGTTTCAAATCAACTACCACAAACAAGCACAatgtaaaaattttgatttttaaaatcagaCCTGTCCTGTGGAAACAATAGCAGGATCCTTCATCAGTTCGAGAGATATTGGACAAAGAAAATCCTCTGGGATAGTGAGGTTATCCGATTTCTTTGAGTCGTCAGTGTTTTTGGTAACTGCTTTTTCTAATCTCTCATCATCAGCATcctttgataaaaagaaagcCAAGGAAACTGAAGAGCTCTTCCCAGGAGGCGGTGATTCAGATTTCTTCACATCTGCTAAAGGAACGTTGGAATACACTGTTTCTGGAATACTATCCAGCTTTTCAGTAACTTTGCTCTTTGTATTGCTTGAGGCATCTTTCACCATTGGCTCAGATAGAGCACTCGAGAACTTTTTCGAATTTAAAGATCCATATCTCTGCATTGCTCTTCTTAACTGTAATCTTGCTAGTTCCACCTGatcacaaccaaaaacaacctTATAATTACCTACCTAATGTTCATACACTCTGCATATATACTCATGAATGAACTTTTTTTGTACCTGTTCACGGACTTCGTCAGATATGTCATATCGATCATAAGGCAAATTGCCTAATGCTTTCTCCAACTTCCAAGTAACGCATTGGAACTGAAACGAGATTCTCTTGGCTGCCCCATCCTTCAATCAAGAATTACATCCCAAAATGTCAAACAACAATCCATAGCGTTTCAATCAAAAAAGACTAAAATCAACATCGTGTTACAACTCCTAGCTACGAATTATGTTCTTCCATGGTGACAACCAATGAAGAGATCTAAGACAATACATTGACTTAATCCATTtctaagaagatgaagaagtcaGTTTGGTTAAGAAATACTTACAGAGGACTCGCGAGCTTGGAAACTAGTAGCTGAAGACAAAAGACGCTTCGCGGCTTGAAGTCCCACAACAAGATCAGACCACCAATCACATTCACTAGAACTCAAAGAAGACGAAGCATCAGATTCCTCCGACGtcggagaaggaggaagagaatcCCTAATCTCTTCAATCAAATGAGTCAACAGACCAACTCGTCGCGCGAGATCGGCACAATCCTTCTTAAACACACCCGAATTCACCGGAATCTCAACGATTTCGTTGATAAGACCGATCAGAGAAGCGGGAGTGATAGCTCCACCAGCCATTGCGCCGTCGCATACGGTGGCTGCTCCGAATTCGAATTTGGGTGGGACTCCGCTCGCTCCTCTCTTTGACTCGGATGTGTCGAGAATTGTAATCGCTGGCTTTTTTATGTATCCCACAACGAAGCCATGTGGGCTAAAGAAGAGGAGTCGTTATTACGACACCGTTTTTAATTAAAGTCCAAAAATTGTTTTTCAATatctatttgatttttctttttgtataatgTTTTTAGGTAAATTTATTAATACATTAATACAAAAGAATAATACAATAGAACAAAACTAGATAATTGATAGGCGAGATTCGCGGTGTAAgtagatagaagaagaagatgatacagTTGTCATtataattcaattattatgaa from Camelina sativa cultivar DH55 chromosome 9, Cs, whole genome shotgun sequence encodes:
- the LOC104712665 gene encoding uncharacterized protein At1g66480-like isoform X2, coding for MGNSLGSKKTAKVMNINGESFKLKTPVKAGTVVKDFPGYVLLESEAVRQFGIRAKPLEPHQNLESKRLYFMVELPRTWKERTPRRVRSGIQISAKERLENLKLSRRSSSDLSVMKKNEEVDHDEERQVSSVTLKLPKWKVEKLRKESENGSDFSNKIAALCLLNIPSGLIHQRQHLLPNGGRSFGIEEEEEKG
- the LOC104712667 gene encoding U-box domain-containing protein 10 — translated: MAGGAITPASLIGLINEIVEIPVNSGVFKKDCADLARRVGLLTHLIEEIRDSLPPSPTSEESDASSSLSSSECDWWSDLVVGLQAAKRLLSSATSFQARESSDGAAKRISFQFQCVTWKLEKALGNLPYDRYDISDEVREQVELARLQLRRAMQRYGSLNSKKFSSALSEPMVKDASSNTKSKVTEKLDSIPETVYSNVPLADVKKSESPPPGKSSSVSLAFFLSKDADDERLEKAVTKNTDDSKKSDNLTIPEDFLCPISLELMKDPAIVSTGQTYERSYIQRWIDCGNLRCPKTQQKLENFTLTPNYVLRSLISQWCTKHNIEQPGGYMNGKTKNCDGSFRDLSGDMSAIRALVRKLSSRSIEDRRSAVSELRSLSKRNTDNRILIAEAGAIPVLVNLLTSDDTETQENAVTCILNLSIYEHNKELIMLAGAVTSIVQVLRAGTMEAKENAAATLFSLSLADENKIIIGASGAILALVSLLENGSARGKKDAATALFNLCIYQGNKGRAVRAGIVKPLVNMLTDSSLRMAEEALTILSVLASNQDAKAAILRASVIPTLIDCLQKDQPRNRENAASILLSLCKRDTEKLISIGRLGAVVPLMELSRDGTERAKRKANSLLELLRKSSKKLASL
- the LOC104712665 gene encoding uncharacterized protein At1g66480-like isoform X1, whose translation is MGNSLGSKKTAKVMNINGESFKLKTPVKAGTVVKDFPGYVLLESEAVRQFGIRAKPLEPHQNLESKRLYFMVELPRTWKERTPRRVRSGIQISAKERLENLKLSRRSSSDLSVMKKNEEVDHDEERQVSSVTLKLPKWKVEKLRKESENGSDFSNKIAALCLLNIPSGLIHQRQHLLPNGGRSFGIEEEEGIKSHDKKRVRFLEKSKAEDL